acacctttaatctcagtattcagaaagcagaggttggtagatctctgagttttgaggccagcctggtctataggtcagtttcaggacagccaagcttaggcagtaaaagACACCCTCAAGAGCAGAAAGTGGCGAAGATGTAACTGAGtgaggggaccatgttccagacccacccagtaagcagcagaatttagcagctttggccacgtggttctggagttaagaatagaagaaatgggctgtggaatttgcctctgtgactaaggaaagccactgagaccaggcatgtgtcaggggtgtccctgaatggaggcctagagagaccatttcgtgaagctgtgaaggagaagcctggattgccttggagaccccaagatgttagagatgccagagtcatgggatacctgctgaggagagcagcTAACAGGGAGCGGCACTATATGTTGGAAGTCTGtgatctccttttttatttttattttaaaagagattacagttaagagactgcatgagCTGggcacgcacacctttaatcccagcactctggaggcagaagcaggaggatctctgtgagtgtgaggccagcctggtctacagaacgagttccaggataggttccaaagctacacagagaaaccctgcctcggaaaaaaaaaaaaacaaagagaaagagagagagagagagagagagagagaatctaggAAGAGgatttgaactttagacttttaaataggtttgagactgttatagacaatgaggacttttgaagttggactgaatgcatttttgcattatgatatggctataagcctttgggggccagggaataGAATGTGggggtttgaaaggaaatgacccccaaagggagtggcactattaggaagtgtggccttgttggaggaagtgtgtcactgtgggagtgggctttgaggtctcctttgctcactacactcagtgtctcagaccacttcctattgtgTGTGGggtcaagatgtagctccttctccagcaccatgcctgcttatatgccgccatgtcctgccatgatgataacaaaGTAAACTTCTGAAAttataagccaccccaattaaatgttttcctttataagagttgccatggtcatggtgtctcctcacagcaatagaaatcctaagacacttgtcatagcacacacacaaaaaaaataaataaataaaaatgtaactaaaagaaaacaggggctggagatggatAGATGGCCAATGGTCAGGAGCACTGGTTGACTcgagttcagttctcaacaccgatactcacaaccatctctaacttcaatttcaagggatccaacaccctcttctgacctcctgacCTGAGGCAGACACATGGTGAACACagacacatgaaggcaaaacactcaaatgcATAGAATaaaccaaaattaattttaaaaagtttaaagaaaaaaaaatgctttcaaaattcAGTGCTGGGGCCAGCAAGAAGGCTCTGTGGCTGTAGTACTTGTCTTGAAAGCTTAACGGAACCAtgtaaagagaaaaggaggagctggagagatggctcagcggttcagagcactggctgttcttccagaggtcctgagttcaattcccagcaaccacatggtggctcacaaccatctgtaatgagaactggtgccctcttctggtgtgcatgcaaacatgcagccagaacactgtatacataataactaaatgaatgaatattaaaaaaaaaaaaaagaggaaaggaaatgactGCAGAGCTGATCTCTGACATGCCATGGcatcacatgtatatacacacacacacacacacacacacacacacacacacacacttaacaatttttataaaacaataacCAAACAGAAGGTGTACTTACCTACCTTTTATCATATTAATGATGCTCCTTAGATGCCTGCTGATTTTAAtcaaatttctttctctttctcaggaTAATTTTGTGGATTTTCCTGTTActctgctttaaaatttttattttggggttcatgagatgactcagcagttaagagcactactgctctggagttcaatcccctgcacccatatggcattttaaaaccatctgtaacaccagtcccAGGAAATCCTGTGTCTTCTGCACCAGATGTGAACActgtgcacagatatacatgcaataaaacacccatacacatcaaataaagttaaaactaaagagaactggagttcacgcacccatgtcaggcagctaacaactatctgtaactccagctgcatgggacccaacaccttcttctggcctctgagggtacctgatttcatatgcatatacctacacacatagaatttaaaaataaatacttaaaataaaatggtttattAATATTAGTacttggttttgtgagacagggtattgctatgtagcccaggctggcctgaaactatgtagctcaggctagcttccaaGCCTAGTTAATTTTCCCACCattgcctctagagtgctgagattagaggtgtgtgaccaccatgcctgactccgCAGCTTtcaggagggggaaggaagatcaggagtttgagatcaacctgggttacacgagaccctgtttaaaaataacaaataagattaaaaaaaaaaacaaaaaaccctgccaGGGGGTgtaacacaggcctttaatcccagcactcctttggcagaggcaggccaatctctgagtttgagaccagcctggtctagaatgagttccaggacagccagagcttcacaAGGAAACCAGGTCtcaaggcaaaacacccaaatatCAGCAGGTGACCTGGCTCAAGGGATATGGGTGCTTGCCACTAAGACTGATCAGATTTCTACATCCCACACTGTGGAAGGTGAGCACTAGCTTCCAtaaattgtcctgtgacctctatATGTGCATGGCACACATATGTATTTACACgcaccatgcacacacaatatctgtaaatagaaaataacacatttctttttctttttttctttttctcgaGAGAGggcttctctctgtagccctagctgccctggaactcactctgtagacaaggctggcctcgaactcagagatctgcctgcctctgccttctgagagctgggattaaaggtgtgtgccaccactgcccagcacaggcACAGTATCATAGAATATCacaattctaaaagaaaaaataaactgaaacacATCTTAaagataatacattttaatagttGTGGAAATATGCTTCTTCCACCCCCATGTTCCCTATTCTCCTGGCTTGTGCTTGGGAATCCCAAGCATTTATTTCAAGAAGTCGGGGCTGGACCACTGGGTTCCGGTCTGACCCTGCTCTGTTCGTCCGCCAAAGCCTCACAGTACTGTGTGGGCCAGTCCTTGGGATCTTGCTTGTGGACTTTGGCCACAAATTTAAGAACTTTCATCTTACTGGTTTCCAGATTTGCTCGTGGCCCCCACTGGAGCTCACAGTCCACAGGATCTGTGTGAGGTATCCTTCGGGACACCAGGTAGCGCTGTCTCACAAAGTCGTCAGTAATGAGTTTCTTTGGATCTCCGAAAACCGAATGCTTCTTGGTGGGATACACCCCCAAACGACGTAGAAAATCCCAGACTTCGGTTTCAGGGATGCTGTGGCCATTCATAAAGATGAGCCCTAAAATAATCATCAGGAGGCCGGTGGTGGGCGTTCCCTGGTTGCCTCTCACCTCAGCATCCTCCTCCACTGGCTCCAGGGCGTTGATGAGGATGTAGGAGTTGCTCTTGGGTTCGAGTTCTACCAGCTTGTACCCGAACACGTAGTGGAGCCGCTCAGCAGCCAGCTTGAGCAGGTCTGGGAAGACGTCCTTGTAGTCTCGGATGATGTGCTTCAGGATACCACTCCGCTTGATGGGGATCTTCCTCTGGTCCTTAATCAGCAAGAACTGCACCAGCTCTGCCACCTTCAACTCCAGCTGCTTCTGGGTCCGGAGTTCCGGGGCTGGGGTGGCCTGGGCCCTGCGGAAGGTCGTTGACAAGGTGCCTGCGGTGCCCTGCGAGGCGCCTGGGCGTGCGTGCCCACTCGGGACCTCCCCAGGGACACCTGGGCCACAGTGGCGGCCGCTCCTGGGCTGGGCACCAGGGCGGCTCCTGCTTCTCGGTTTTTGCAACATATGACCTGGCAGCGGAGAGACGCTCCTTTAACTGGCAGCACCGGGCAGCTGGGGGTCGTTTGCACAGGGCACCCgcgaggggtggggggcaggggcggccggggtgggggtgggggcgcaaCGACAAGCCAAGCTTCCTAGTTGGATTTGTGCTGGGTCTCACTGGCTGGTTTCAAATGCTGAGCACCTTGCATTCCTAGAATACTGCCTTGCTAAAGAACTACCGTCCTGACACATTATCTCACTAAACTGACGATCATATTTTACAGTTTGCGTCCTGGCatgtctttctcctttctgttgcAATGCCGGGGATGGACCCAAGATCCTGCACAGGCTAGCAAGTAGCTATTGTTAAGgcttggtttttctgtttgttttgattttaaaactattttaaaaatttacattcacttatttatttatgggggcaacatgtggcagtcagaggacaacttggaaggAGTCAGTTTCCTCCCTCCACCAGGTGgtttgggggattgaactcaggtcatcaggcttggcagtctGAGCCAAACTGGCTGTCCTGTCCAATCCTCTGGAGTGGCTGGGTTTACTGGCATGAACCATCCGTCACATCTGGcctcttccctttttcttaaaatgtttttgacAATAAGTTTTCGTTTTTGTTCTTTGGAGTTCTATGTAGCTGATGACAGCCTCAAACTCTTCACCATGCCTCCATCTGCCAAGTGCTAGCCAATATATGTAATTTAGGATATCCCATTTGCGGGCTGGCTAGATGGCTCCACGGGAAAAAGCACTTGTTGTATAAAacctggtggcctgagtttgcTTTCTGGAACCGGAACCCATGggggaaagaggaaacagaatcccaaaagttgtcctttgatctccacacatCTCTCATGGCAGCTCTTCTCTATCTCTGAAGGGACTCTGGCTGGCTTGGGTGTGgtgagcatggctctggcagaccttgtccttctctccattccctctgtccagctaaaaaccattagatcaCACTCCTAAAGCTGGCCCCCAAGAattattcccttatttggccacttcctcctcctcctgaggccgactaccaaggtccagctatcaaagtattgaagtccagcaatcaaaagcccctttGCTTcatctaattaacatgcccatTCAAAACACACCACCACATCCTAGCCCATTTCAACACATacctcccctttttctcttcttaaatatTACACATGCAAGgccatttgctgctgtttttcccagcatccacatggcagctcacaactgtctgtaactctagttccagaggatctgacacagtcccctggcctccatggcacaagcataaataaatatggtgcacagacacacatgcagacaaaacactcatacaatgGAATAAAAAATTGAAGTCAAAATCCCAGcagcaaggaggcagaggcaggcagacctctctgagtttgaggccagcctggttgacagaaTTAGTTGTAGGACAGTCaagactatacaaagaaaccctatctctaaaacaaaagccaaaaactaaattaaaacaaaacaaaaaagattaaaaaactgTTGTATGGCAGAAATGGTggcccatattttttttttatcagaggcagaccaatctctgtgagttcaaggccagcttgaacttcttctgaactccatgggcacttttacacacacgtgcatatactCGGACAGATATAGAGacattcacataaataataaaaataaatctttgtaacaaaattaaaaaggatAAGTGAGACACACTAAGCATGATGTAGAGGCATGAAATTCCAGCATCCAgtaggctgaggaaggagaagtgTGGACAGAATTCAAggtaacctgggctacacagtgagtctgggCTATattatgagaaagaaaagcaggggCTACAGAGCTGGCTGAGCATTGAGTaacctgctgttcttccagaagaacaAATACGGTTCCCAATACCCAATACATCAGTGGCTTATAAccctttgtaactccagctccaggggatctgaaacctcTGGCCCCTGAGGGTACCTGTACTCACAGGCATataccacatgcagacacacacacacacacctatacatagtcaaaagtaatttttaagatcttaaaaaagacaaaacaggtgggaggctggggtgataggtaaagtgcttgctatataagtagggggcaggggtggggatccccagaactcatataaGAGACAGGTAGGCATGGTACAGCATTTATAACCCTAGCTTATGACAGGGAGAGACGGAATCTTCAGAGCAGGCTGGCTACCCAGGTTAGCTCAAATGGCAAACTCGGGGATCAATTAAAAGACATcaacaggagccagagagatggctcagcagttaagagcatttggctactcttccaggagatccaggttcaatgtccagcacccacacagtggctaacaactgtctataactccagtgccaggggattcTGACTTCCTCCAGCACTGATTGACACAGTGCACAGGCATCATataggcaaacacccatacatgtaggGAGCACTCCTGCAGAACTGCAGCtggtttgatttgtgtgtgtgtgtgtgtgtgtgtgtgtgtgtgtgtgtgtgttagcacctGGttttgatctgccttttgtgactgCTACCTTTTGTCTCCAGTACCTTCTTCCATTTGAAACATGTCAATCTTGTCTAGCTTTTCCGAGGAGTGCAAAGCCTGTGCAGTACTTGGTTGGGGAGGACTTGGCAAACCAACAGGTCTCCTGAGAATTGAGACTCTGCATTGGCATGGTCCCTTTGGAGAACTTAGAGAAGAGGTTTGGGTGGAGGAGACTGACTTGCTAAAGATGGGAACTGGGTAACAATAAAAGCCCTTTGCTAAGTGACAGTGAGTCAATCTGTCAGAGCTGATCCCCCTGCAGCTGAAAAGGCTAAAAATTTCATCCTTAGAGGGCATCTATGTCTTCTTTCCTCGGACCTGCATGAACCCACAGCCattacaacacatacacatgaaataaaagtaaatattttgaaaaaagacATTAACCTCAGGCCTTCCACATGCACAAACAATACACACTTGAACATTGAACTCACCATACACACATAGCAGGGGAAAAAAtggaatcaagaaaaaaatgcaaagtaaGATGGTAAGGTTTTAGTCAACTATATATGGGTAATTTCAATAATTATAAATGTCCTAAACATTTCAATTAAAAGCCAAGCAtttacctgtctcaaaaagaaacacaaaaaacaaaaaccaagcattccagatgggtatggtggctcaAATATGTAATTCCAACCTTCAGGAGGCTAAGCAAGAAGGATTACCAAGTTAGAGGCGAAACAGGATTATATAaggagaccctatttcaaaaacacaaaaatgacattctggccgggcggtggtggcgcacgcctttaatcccagcactcgggaggcagaggcaggcggatctctgtgagttcgaggccagcctgggctaccaagtgagtcccaggaaaggcgcaaagctacacagagaaaccctgtctcgaaaaatcaaaaaaaaaaaaaaaatgacattctgtagtttaaaataaactaatacgaatttttcttttcttttttctttcttttttttttttttttggtttttttgagacagagtttctcaacctacagagtgagaccttgcaAGTCAGGATGGCTGAACAGTCTAAGATGCTTCATTCAGAGTGAGACcttccttgtctcaaaacaaaaaacaaaacaaatacaaaagataGTGTTGCgggacagtgatggcacatgccttcaatcccagcccttgggaggcagagacaggtggatctctgagttcaaggccagccaggtctacagagcaagttccaagataggcagggctactcagagaaaccctgtctcaaaaacaaaaacaaaaacccaccagataaataaataaatacaataataaaaataaaatagaagatacTATCTATATGAACAAGTTTACCTCAAATAGATTTAGTGATTTTTCAGGGTTTGGACAAATTCCTTAAAAAAAGGCAACCTTATCAAATCTGAAAAAAGTATCTGTAGACTTGCTTATAGGAACTAAATGTGCAATTTAAAACCTCTgtagccgagtggtggtggcacatgcctttaatctcagtacttgggaggcagaggccgatctctgtgagttcgaggccagcctggtctacaaaacaagttccaggacagttaagactgttacacagagaaactctgtctcaaaaaaccaaaataaataaataaatacataaattaattaaattaaataaaaattaaaacttctcCAAAGTTATCTCTAAGTGTAGATATGTCCATAGCTAAATCCCTTGGGGCATTCAgggaaaaatatctttttattatatttgatttATCTGttagtgtgttcatgtgtgtcatGTCATGtatataggtcagaggacagcttgtaggagtctctctttctatcatgtgtggcttgggatcaaacttaggttattaggcttggtggcaagggcctttacccacggagtcatctcactggccagaAATGTCTTTTCTAAAAGTTTCTTTGAATTgacacatttttacatatttttggtTACAGTGATGATAATTTGGTATATGTGTATAATGTGAAATGATCAAATCAGGGTAATTAGCATTTTCGCcttcttcttattattttggtttttcaagacaaggtttctttgtgtcgccctggctttcctggatctcgctctgtagaccaggttggtctcaaacacacaagagatctgcctgcctctgccttcctagtgctgggattaaaggcttgtatcaCCACTGTCCAGTAAATTTACATCTTCGTAAAGATTTGTCATTTCTATGTACTGAAAACTTGCATAGGCTTTTTACAAGAAATGGTCCTTGTTGTTTGTTccgctctttgtttcattttgagacaaagtctccttttgtggctcaggctggcttctaCCTCACAATGTAgttgagaatgatcttgaactcctgatccttttggCTCCaactcctaagtgctaggatcacaggtttgtgccactacacctggctccaGTGTGACATTTGAACATGTACATAAACAGTGTATAAGACTGGATTGGGTAACAGCATATCCATCCTTagacacgcgcgcgcgcacacacacacacaccacacacacacacacacacacacacatatacacacacacacacacactcacacatcattTCCTTGTGCTGctgtctcactttttttttttttttggtttttcgagacatgttttctctgtgtagccctggctgtcctggaactcattctgtagcccaggctggcctcgaactcacagagatccacctgcctctgcctcccaagtgctgggattagaggcgtgcaccaccattgcctggctgtgTCTTacctttctattatttatttttttcttgtctttaataaaattaatcaaatattttatattgttacaCTTTCTCCTCGATTATATTTTTGCTtgtatttatcatcatcatccttattattattgattatttttgaaGTGCTAAGGCTCAAACTGGGGaccttgctaggcaagcaatgTACCACTAAGACACACTTTCCAAGTCTTTTGGTGTTCCTTTTAATGtctctacatttaatttaaatttttaaattttatatgtatgtgtgtgtgtatgagtatgcacATTTGAGTGCAAGTAAcgaaggaggccagaagagggcatcagagtccccgtagctggagttataggcagctgggaacctcctgatgtgggtgctgagaaccaaactcagatcctttgcaagagcagcaagaactcttaaccactggcccTCTCTCCATTTGAAAGATGCACTTTGTGAAGGCA
The nucleotide sequence above comes from Peromyscus maniculatus bairdii isolate BWxNUB_F1_BW_parent chromosome 1, HU_Pman_BW_mat_3.1, whole genome shotgun sequence. Encoded proteins:
- the LOC102906210 gene encoding non-structural maintenance of chromosomes element 3 homolog; translated protein: MLQKPRSRSRPGAQPRSGRHCGPGVPGEVPSGHARPGASQGTAGTLSTTFRRAQATPAPELRTQKQLELKVAELVQFLLIKDQRKIPIKRSGILKHIIRDYKDVFPDLLKLAAERLHYVFGYKLVELEPKSNSYILINALEPVEEDAEVRGNQGTPTTGLLMIILGLIFMNGHSIPETEVWDFLRRLGVYPTKKHSVFGDPKKLITDDFVRQRYLVSRRIPHTDPVDCELQWGPRANLETSKMKVLKFVAKVHKQDPKDWPTQYCEALADEQSRVRPEPSGPAPTS